The genome window GCATGCGCCAGTCTTCTTCCTTCCAGCGGTCCGGGGCGGGAAAGCACAGTTTTTCCAGGTTCAGAATGGAATCAAGGCTTTCGATGCCCAGCTTTTTAATTGTGTACATGATGATATATCTCCAATCAGTGTTTACAGGATTTTTTCCATTCCCACTTTGTAGGGAACGAGGCCCAGTTTTTCATAGAAAGCCATGGCGCCGGGGTTGCAGCTCCAGACGTTCAGGGTGACGTTATAGGCACCCTTTTCCCGGGCAAAGGCAAGGATATGCTCATACAGCGCCCGGCCGGCACCCCAGCCGCGGGCAGCTTCGTCCACACAGATATCGTCAATGTAGACAGTGGTGTGTTCCACAAGCAGCTGGCCGCCGGAATGCTGCATGATACAGAAGCCGTGTCCCAGGACGCGGTCTCCGTCATCCACGCAGACGAAGACAGGCGTTTCGTCATCCGCGAGGATTATTTCCAGTTCCGCGGCGCTGTATTTGGTGGCCGGCCCCTTGAAAAGATCGGGCCTGCCGTTATGATGGACCATATCTACCTGCAGCAGCAGGTTCAGGATCACGGGAATATCCCGTGGTTCAGCGCGTCGTACAGTCAGCATGGCAGGTTGGCTCCTTGCTTGGATTTGGTTCAGGCAAACCTGTCATACATATTATCAAACGAAAAAGAATGCCGTCAATGTTCCGTTTTCAGGAAGGGAAATACAGGATTAAAACAGAAAAACAGATAAGGGTCTGTCACGTTTTTCAGTCTGAAACGTTATATAATGAGAACGGTATTGTGTGATCAGCGGGCAGGCCTGTCTGTATATAAACGGAGGAACAATGATGAAAAGATCCGGCAAAAAGGTTTGGTACAGTCACCGTGGAACGGTGATCGTTTTTATTATCCTCAGGGCGCTGGTGGTGCTGACCGGTGTGCTTTCCGCCCTGCGGGGAGATTATGAATCGGTTTTTATCTCGGTGATCACCTTTTTCCTGCTGCTGCTTCCCAGCATCATTTCCAGAAAGCTGCGGATCGAACTGCCCAGCACGCTGGAGATCATCCTGCTGTGCTTCATCTTCGCGTCAACCATCCTGGGGGAGATCAACAAGTTTTATGTGCGCGTACCCCACTGGGATACAGTGCTGCATACGATCAACGGATTCTGTTTTGCGGCAATCGGTTTTTCGCTGGTGGATATGCTGAACAGGCACGAACGAGTATCGCTCCGCCTTTCGCCTCTTTTCCTGGCTATTGTGGCCTTCTGCTTTTCCATGACCATCGGCGTACTGTGGGAGTTTTATGAATACGCGGGAGACCGGTTCTTTGTGCTGGATATGCAGAAGGATACGGTGATCAATGAATTCAATTCTGTTTCCCTGGATGAAACCCAGAACAATATTCCGATCCATGTTTCGGATATCACGGACGTGGCTGTCATTCATTCGGACGGCAGCACACAGGCCCTGGGACTGGGCGGGTACCTGGATGTGGGGATTCACGATACCATGAAGGACCTGCTGGTCAACATGGTCGGGGCGGTGGTGTTTTCCACCATCGGCTACTGCTTTGTGA of Aristaeella lactis contains these proteins:
- a CDS encoding GNAT family N-acetyltransferase, which codes for MLTVRRAEPRDIPVILNLLLQVDMVHHNGRPDLFKGPATKYSAAELEIILADDETPVFVCVDDGDRVLGHGFCIMQHSGGQLLVEHTTVYIDDICVDEAARGWGAGRALYEHILAFAREKGAYNVTLNVWSCNPGAMAFYEKLGLVPYKVGMEKIL